Proteins co-encoded in one bacterium genomic window:
- a CDS encoding histidine kinase dimerization/phospho-acceptor domain-containing protein: MSPAEHVRLLERIADLEGRLRQRDEQRRAMLHIMADLHDVNRRLGDQRKAMLHILVDYEQDRRRLGLQTERLDNSRRALLHILQDSHRSNLRLGQARRAMIHIMSDLHEMTLEMQRREQDLRDKQEQLVQAGKLATLGELTAGVAHELNNPLNNIGLFIGNVIDQIRIGGVERDVDLERVARDLDRATAQVRKATEIISHLRTFGRTAPVSREPISVNEIMTHALSLMQEQLRLRDI, encoded by the coding sequence GTGTCCCCGGCGGAGCACGTCCGCCTGCTCGAGCGGATCGCCGACCTGGAAGGCCGGCTCCGCCAGCGCGACGAGCAGCGCCGGGCGATGCTGCATATCATGGCGGACCTGCACGACGTGAACCGCCGCCTCGGCGACCAGCGCAAGGCCATGCTGCACATTCTCGTCGACTACGAGCAGGACCGCCGGCGGCTCGGCCTGCAGACGGAGCGGCTCGACAACTCCCGCCGCGCGCTGCTGCACATCCTCCAGGACTCGCACCGGTCCAACCTCCGCCTCGGGCAGGCGCGGCGCGCGATGATCCACATCATGAGCGACCTGCACGAGATGACGCTCGAGATGCAGCGGCGCGAGCAGGACCTGCGCGACAAACAAGAACAGCTCGTCCAGGCCGGCAAGCTCGCCACGCTCGGTGAGCTTACGGCCGGGGTCGCGCACGAGCTGAACAACCCGCTCAACAACATCGGCCTGTTCATCGGCAATGTCATCGACCAGATCCGGATCGGCGGCGTCGAGCGCGACGTCGATCTGGAGCGCGTCGCGCGAGACCTCGACCGGGCGACCGCGCAGGTACGCAAGGCTACGGAGATCATTTCGCACCTCCGCACCTTTGGGCGGACGGCCCCGGTCAGCCGCGAGCCGATTTCGGTCAATGAGATCATGACGCACGCGCTGTCGCTGATGCAGGAACAGCTGCGCCTGCGCGACATCG
- a CDS encoding PAS domain-containing protein yields MERKRQSTEVLSGTRASERLEGARATGALDANIIIGNAPDPVFVSDLEGRILQTNDAVSQLLGFRRDEVIEQSLSRFISPEETREFLAALREVVERGVTRNVRLNPKSATGEIIPTALNASALRDSDGKAIGAIGILRDMREIGKARAYAEALIKNAPDPVFVSDLEGKIIESNDAVSQLLGFRRDEVIEQSLSRFISPEETREFLAVLREVVERGVIRNVRLNPKSATGEGIPTALNASALRDSDGQAIGAIGILRDMRELDKARAYAESLIKNAPDPVFVSDLEGKILESNDAVSQLLGFRRDEVIEQSLSRFISPEETREFLAALREVVERGVIRNVRLNPRSATGEVIPTTLNASALRDSDGKAIGAIGILRDMRELDKARAYAEALIKNAPDPVFVSDLEGKILHTNDAVSEVLGFRRDEVIEQSLSRFISPQETREFLAAVREVVERGVIRNVRLNPRSATGEVIPTTLNASALRDSDGKAIGVIGILRDMRAYERVVRDLEKSKLELQEKILELEKFEEVVVGREIKMIALEKEVERWQSEVERLRGESQQ; encoded by the coding sequence GTGGAGCGTAAGCGGCAGTCCACGGAAGTCTTGTCCGGGACGCGTGCTTCCGAGCGCCTGGAAGGCGCCAGGGCGACGGGCGCGCTGGACGCCAACATCATCATCGGCAACGCGCCCGATCCCGTATTCGTGTCCGACCTCGAAGGCCGCATTCTCCAGACGAACGACGCGGTCTCCCAGCTTCTCGGGTTCCGCCGCGACGAAGTGATCGAGCAGTCGCTCTCCCGGTTCATCTCCCCCGAGGAAACGCGCGAGTTCCTCGCGGCGTTGCGCGAGGTCGTCGAGCGGGGCGTGACGCGCAACGTCCGCCTCAACCCGAAGAGCGCGACCGGGGAGATCATTCCGACCGCGCTCAACGCCTCGGCCCTCCGCGACTCCGACGGGAAAGCCATCGGCGCGATCGGCATCCTCCGCGACATGCGCGAGATCGGCAAGGCGCGCGCCTACGCGGAAGCCCTGATCAAGAACGCCCCGGACCCGGTGTTCGTCTCCGACCTCGAAGGCAAGATCATCGAATCGAACGACGCCGTCTCCCAGCTTCTCGGGTTCCGCCGCGACGAGGTGATCGAGCAGTCGCTCTCCCGGTTCATCTCCCCCGAGGAAACGCGCGAGTTCCTCGCGGTGCTGCGCGAGGTCGTCGAGCGGGGCGTGATCCGCAACGTCCGCCTCAACCCGAAGAGCGCGACCGGCGAGGGCATTCCGACCGCGCTCAACGCCTCGGCCCTCCGCGACTCCGACGGCCAGGCCATCGGCGCGATCGGCATCCTCCGCGACATGCGCGAGCTCGACAAAGCCCGCGCCTACGCGGAAAGCCTGATCAAGAACGCCCCGGACCCGGTGTTCGTCTCCGACCTCGAAGGCAAAATCTTAGAGTCCAACGACGCGGTCTCCCAGCTCCTCGGGTTCCGCCGCGACGAAGTGATCGAGCAGTCGCTCTCCCGGTTCATCTCCCCCGAGGAAACGCGCGAGTTCCTCGCGGCGTTGCGCGAGGTCGTCGAGCGCGGCGTGATCCGCAACGTCCGCCTCAACCCGCGGTCCGCGACCGGCGAAGTCATCCCGACCACGCTCAACGCCTCGGCCCTCCGCGACTCCGACGGGAAAGCCATCGGCGCGATCGGCATCCTCCGCGACATGCGCGAGCTCGACAAAGCGCGCGCCTACGCGGAAGCCCTGATCAAGAACGCCCCGGACCCGGTGTTCGTCTCCGACCTCGAAGGCAAGATCCTCCACACCAACGACGCGGTGTCCGAAGTGCTCGGCTTCCGCCGCGACGAAGTGATCGAGCAGTCGCTCTCCCGGTTCATCTCGCCTCAAGAGACCCGGGAGTTCCTCGCCGCGGTGCGCGAGGTCGTCGAGCGCGGCGTGATCCGCAACGTCCGCCTCAACCCGCGGTCCGCGACCGGCGAAGTCATCCCGACCACGCTCAACGCCTCGGCCCTCCGCGACTCCGACGGGAAAGCCATCGGCGTGATCGGCATCCTCCGCGACATGCGCGCCTATGAGCGCGTCGTGCGCGACCTCGAGAAATCGAAGCTCGAGCTTCAAGAGAAGATCCTCGAGCTCGAGAAGTTCGAGGAGGTCGTCGTCGGGCGCGAGATCAAGATGATCGCGCTCGAAAAAGAGGTCGAGCGGTGGCAGAGCGAAGTGGAGCGCCTGCGGGGCGAGTCGCAACAGTAG
- a CDS encoding Xaa-Pro peptidase family protein, with protein MIPAAPFDLERLARVARGQGVDVVLASTRHNVRYLTGGYYLHFFARASRFGGGQYLSFVAVPAASPQSAFYVGRRDQILNEQDYIDAFGPFWIDERHWVPRGPSMSQDAACVAARALRAGGHAAATIAIESSFLPADAYDALRRELPEATFVNAAPLLGELRAVKQPRELERLREIHRLTAEVIRRVFRESTATDTTREISTKIQRRVGERGAGFLYSLINVGPGLLRAPSSEPWGRGRPMHLDVGAELDEYVADVARMGSVGAPPQAAAALFEICKAAQSRARAAVGPGVACAEVWRVGTEAIRTGPSAERGRFLAHGLGIVSHEPPVVAEGERRPLETGMVVSIETEFRDPDVGHIKLEDSVVVTEAGCEGLGDVDRGWCVAADA; from the coding sequence ATGATCCCTGCGGCGCCGTTTGATCTCGAGCGGCTGGCGCGCGTCGCGCGCGGGCAAGGGGTGGACGTCGTCCTGGCGAGCACGCGGCACAACGTCCGGTACCTCACCGGCGGCTACTATCTTCACTTCTTCGCGCGCGCGTCGCGCTTCGGCGGCGGCCAGTATCTCTCGTTCGTCGCCGTGCCCGCGGCGAGTCCGCAGTCCGCGTTCTACGTCGGCCGGCGCGACCAGATTCTCAACGAGCAGGACTACATCGACGCCTTCGGACCGTTCTGGATCGACGAGCGGCACTGGGTGCCGCGGGGGCCCAGTATGTCGCAGGACGCGGCGTGCGTGGCCGCCCGCGCGCTGCGCGCAGGCGGCCACGCGGCGGCCACCATCGCGATCGAATCCTCCTTCCTCCCCGCCGACGCCTACGACGCGCTGCGCCGCGAACTGCCCGAGGCGACGTTCGTCAACGCCGCCCCGCTCCTCGGCGAGCTGCGCGCCGTCAAGCAGCCGCGCGAACTGGAACGTCTCCGCGAGATCCACCGCCTCACGGCGGAGGTCATCCGTCGGGTCTTTCGGGAGAGCACGGCGACCGACACGACGCGGGAGATCTCGACGAAGATCCAGCGCCGTGTCGGCGAACGCGGCGCCGGCTTTCTCTACTCGCTGATCAACGTCGGGCCCGGACTGCTCCGCGCCCCGTCGTCCGAGCCCTGGGGACGTGGACGGCCGATGCACCTCGATGTGGGCGCCGAGCTGGACGAGTACGTCGCGGATGTCGCGCGCATGGGATCAGTCGGCGCGCCGCCGCAGGCGGCCGCGGCGTTGTTCGAGATCTGCAAGGCGGCGCAGTCCCGGGCGCGCGCGGCGGTTGGACCCGGCGTCGCCTGCGCTGAGGTCTGGCGGGTCGGGACGGAGGCGATTCGGACCGGACCGAGCGCGGAACGCGGCCGCTTCCTCGCCCACGGGCTCGGCATCGTGAGCCACGAGCCCCCCGTCGTCGCCGAGGGCGAGCGGCGGCCGCTCGAAACCGGGATGGTCGTGTCGATCGAAACCGAATTTCGCGACCCCGACGTCGGGCACATCAAGCTCGAAGACAGCGTCGTCGTCACCGAGGCCGGCTGCGAGGGGCTCGGCGATGTCGACCGGGGCTGGTGCGTCGCGGCGGACGCCTAA
- a CDS encoding aspartate aminotransferase family protein, whose amino-acid sequence MATTRELIAQDQRHLIHPLHHPSDHQNAVLIVEGRGAMLKDAEGREYIDGLSSLWNVNIGHGRPELAEAASEQMRKLAFNSSYVGAANIPSVRLAERLVHLAYPSSSGVYFTTAGAESNESAFKTARYYWKVRGKPDKVKIISRVHGYHGVTMAAMSATGMPVFHKMFGPLVPNFVQIPAPYAYRWPTGGDVAAEAADALEQAIVREGPETVAALIAEPVQGAGGVIAPPPGYFQKVRAICTKYDVLLIADEVITGFGRTGRWFALGHWNVEPDIVSFAKGVTSAYLPLGGIILSERVHGTLLEAPADQKFMHAATYSGHPVCCAVGLANVEIMEREKLPERAGVIGRRLLAGLETLRDLAPVGDVRGLGLMCAVELVEDKKTKKPALGLGGKVVREARSRGLIARIRAGSADPAAGDTICLAPPLMTPEETIDRIPGILRDSILAATR is encoded by the coding sequence ATGGCCACCACACGGGAACTGATCGCGCAGGATCAGCGCCACCTGATCCATCCGCTGCACCACCCGAGCGACCACCAGAATGCCGTGCTCATCGTGGAAGGCCGCGGTGCAATGCTCAAGGACGCGGAGGGCCGCGAGTACATCGACGGGTTGTCCAGCCTCTGGAACGTGAACATCGGCCACGGGCGGCCGGAGCTCGCCGAGGCGGCGTCGGAACAAATGCGGAAGCTCGCCTTCAACTCGAGCTATGTCGGCGCCGCCAACATCCCGTCCGTCAGGCTGGCCGAACGGCTCGTGCACCTGGCCTACCCGAGCTCGTCGGGCGTCTACTTCACGACCGCGGGCGCCGAATCCAACGAGTCGGCGTTCAAGACGGCCCGCTACTACTGGAAAGTGCGGGGCAAGCCGGACAAGGTCAAGATCATTTCCCGCGTGCACGGCTACCACGGTGTGACGATGGCCGCGATGAGCGCGACCGGGATGCCGGTTTTCCATAAAATGTTCGGACCCCTCGTGCCGAACTTCGTGCAGATTCCCGCGCCGTACGCCTACCGGTGGCCGACCGGTGGGGACGTCGCGGCGGAGGCCGCCGACGCGCTCGAGCAGGCGATCGTCCGCGAGGGGCCGGAGACGGTGGCCGCTTTAATTGCGGAACCGGTCCAGGGCGCCGGCGGCGTTATCGCCCCGCCGCCCGGCTATTTCCAGAAGGTCCGTGCTATCTGCACCAAGTACGACGTCCTGTTGATCGCCGACGAGGTAATCACCGGGTTCGGACGCACCGGCCGGTGGTTCGCGCTCGGCCACTGGAACGTCGAGCCGGACATCGTGTCTTTCGCGAAGGGTGTCACCAGCGCGTACCTGCCGCTCGGCGGTATCATCCTTTCCGAGCGGGTGCACGGCACGCTGCTCGAGGCGCCCGCCGACCAGAAGTTCATGCATGCCGCGACGTACTCCGGGCACCCGGTGTGCTGCGCCGTCGGCCTCGCGAACGTCGAGATCATGGAGCGCGAAAAGTTGCCCGAGCGCGCCGGCGTGATCGGGCGGCGGCTGCTGGCCGGACTTGAGACGCTGCGCGATCTCGCGCCGGTCGGCGACGTGCGCGGCCTCGGCCTGATGTGCGCGGTCGAACTGGTGGAGGACAAGAAGACGAAGAAACCCGCCCTCGGACTCGGCGGTAAAGTCGTGCGCGAAGCCCGCTCCCGCGGCCTGATCGCCCGCATCCGGGCGGGCTCGGCCGATCCCGCCGCCGGCGACACGATCTGCCTCGCGCCGCCCCTCATGACGCCGGAGGAGACGATCGACCGGATCCCGGGAATTCTCAGGGACTCCATTCTCGCTGCGACGCGCTGA
- a CDS encoding tyrosine-type recombinase/integrase, with product MPARRRLKSPVPSTHPLLLEWWTDLEGAGRSVNTRLAYVRDVAEFAAYVEGGLDGARPDDLLRFTRRMTEAGLSTATRARKITALRQFYEWLRRRRRQPFSVALDLRPPRRTKRVHRWWTEEQVARFRAAFDGDQPKVLRDRAMAELGLMGLRVSEVTRLDIERVLSLADPERAAIVVWRKGGKEQVLPLTADARAALARWIAVRPTVPTTALFFRMPFQPRRGRLHYASVEKIFKHYAAKARVPIPEGIAFHHLRHTAGQQMANVGLGIEEAQRLLGHESPVTTQVYYEVSDARLRQAARRLRYGDARVSRGPTPPPRAVAGSRRPGR from the coding sequence ATGCCCGCACGCCGCCGGCTCAAGTCTCCGGTTCCGTCGACGCACCCCCTGCTCCTCGAATGGTGGACCGATCTCGAGGGGGCCGGGCGGTCCGTCAACACACGTCTCGCGTACGTCCGGGACGTCGCCGAGTTTGCCGCGTACGTGGAGGGCGGCCTCGACGGCGCGCGGCCCGACGATCTGCTGCGCTTTACCCGCCGGATGACCGAGGCCGGGCTGTCCACGGCGACCCGTGCGCGGAAGATCACCGCGCTGCGACAGTTCTACGAATGGCTGCGGCGCCGTCGGCGGCAGCCGTTTTCCGTCGCCCTCGATCTGCGGCCGCCGCGCCGGACAAAGCGCGTGCATCGCTGGTGGACGGAGGAGCAGGTCGCGCGGTTCCGGGCGGCGTTTGACGGCGATCAGCCGAAGGTGCTGCGCGACCGCGCCATGGCGGAACTCGGTCTCATGGGGTTGCGTGTCAGCGAGGTAACCCGTCTCGACATCGAGCGCGTCCTCTCGCTTGCGGATCCGGAGCGCGCTGCGATTGTGGTGTGGCGCAAGGGCGGCAAGGAGCAGGTGCTGCCGCTCACCGCCGACGCGCGGGCCGCGCTGGCCCGCTGGATCGCCGTGCGTCCGACCGTGCCGACGACCGCGCTGTTCTTCCGGATGCCCTTTCAGCCGCGGCGCGGGCGCCTCCACTACGCCAGCGTGGAGAAGATCTTCAAGCACTACGCCGCGAAGGCGCGCGTGCCGATTCCGGAGGGCATCGCCTTCCACCACCTCCGCCACACCGCCGGGCAGCAGATGGCGAACGTCGGCCTCGGCATTGAGGAGGCCCAGCGGTTGCTCGGTCACGAGAGCCCGGTGACGACGCAGGTCTACTACGAAGTCAGCGACGCGCGCCTCAGGCAGGCGGCGCGCCGTCTACGCTACGGCGATGCCCGCGTATCCCGCGGGCCGACCCCGCCCCCTCGGGCCGTCGCGGGGTCCCGGCGGCCGGGGCGCTAG
- a CDS encoding M20 family metallopeptidase, with product MSVSQVDAKSLKTRALAALDAVAAEARELALRIHAHPEVGFEERQAAAWVSEALERHGYRVERGVADIETAIVARAEGRGPGPTVGLIAEYDALSGLGHACGHNLMAAGMMAAAAALRTVLPELPGTVAYYGTPAEEGGGGKVLMLERGAFEGLDVALQYHAGADVSVATGCLAVQGIRVGFTGKPSHAAAGPWNGINALDAVILLFNSIGALRQQTRPDARIHGIIRDGGQAVNIIPERAAAEFGVRAADGEYVGDLAERVEACARAAAEATGARVDMSRGVFFDSLRYNPALGGVVRDNAAALGFEMKERFVGASTDLGNLSQAVPTVSYTLPTCPPGVGMHTREALEAGKAEIGLAGMLNDAKVMVMSAIDLLASPDALERVRADFLGNSGRAPRA from the coding sequence ATGAGCGTGAGTCAGGTCGACGCCAAGTCGCTGAAGACGCGCGCGCTCGCCGCGCTCGACGCCGTCGCCGCGGAGGCGCGCGAGCTCGCGCTGCGGATCCACGCGCATCCCGAGGTCGGCTTCGAGGAGCGTCAGGCGGCGGCGTGGGTGAGCGAAGCGCTGGAGCGCCACGGCTACCGCGTCGAGCGCGGGGTGGCCGACATCGAGACGGCGATCGTGGCCCGCGCCGAAGGCCGCGGGCCTGGCCCGACGGTGGGACTCATCGCCGAGTACGACGCGCTCTCGGGGCTCGGCCACGCCTGCGGCCACAACCTCATGGCCGCGGGGATGATGGCCGCGGCCGCCGCACTGCGGACGGTCCTGCCGGAGCTGCCGGGGACGGTCGCCTACTACGGCACGCCGGCCGAAGAAGGCGGCGGCGGCAAGGTTCTGATGCTCGAGCGCGGAGCCTTTGAGGGCCTCGACGTCGCCCTCCAGTATCACGCCGGGGCCGACGTGTCGGTGGCCACGGGCTGCCTCGCCGTGCAGGGCATCCGCGTCGGGTTCACGGGAAAGCCTTCGCACGCCGCGGCCGGCCCGTGGAACGGGATCAATGCCCTGGACGCCGTGATCCTGTTGTTCAACAGCATCGGGGCGCTCAGGCAGCAGACGCGGCCGGACGCGCGCATCCACGGGATCATCCGGGACGGCGGGCAGGCGGTCAACATCATTCCGGAGCGGGCCGCCGCGGAGTTCGGCGTGCGCGCCGCGGACGGCGAATACGTCGGCGATCTCGCGGAGCGTGTGGAAGCGTGCGCCCGCGCGGCGGCCGAGGCGACCGGCGCCCGCGTCGACATGTCCCGCGGGGTCTTTTTCGATTCCCTCCGTTACAACCCGGCGCTGGGCGGCGTCGTGCGCGACAACGCGGCGGCGCTGGGATTCGAGATGAAAGAACGCTTCGTCGGCGCCTCGACGGATCTCGGCAACCTGAGCCAGGCCGTGCCCACTGTCAGTTACACGCTGCCGACGTGTCCCCCGGGCGTCGGGATGCATACGCGCGAGGCGCTGGAGGCGGGCAAGGCGGAGATCGGTCTCGCCGGAATGCTGAACGACGCCAAGGTCATGGTGATGTCGGCGATCGACCTGCTGGCTTCGCCCGACGCGCTCGAGCGGGTGCGCGCCGACTTCCTGGGGAACTCGGGCCGCGCTCCCCGCGCTTAA
- a CDS encoding DUF1800 domain-containing protein: MPGVLDPFVPSAGDPWDARKAAHLLRRAGFGPLPEEVDRAVAAGCDRTVDALFAFPPEPSPPAVFDDVRGAERQLESALETLRATRQPINLKTHPELRDLYREAGRQHGRAVVTLAGWWLNRMATSPAPLQEKLVLFWHGHFTSSFGDVHDAIAMFNQNQLFRRHAAGNFARLLDGVARDPAMLRYLNNDVNRRGHPNENWARELMELFTMGIGHYAEDDVKESARAWTGWTLRDFRTGDDRRVFAFKPMMHDDGSKMFLGQAGPWDGTDILRIILAQDATPRWIAGKLAAFFVSPTPNPPLVDAMGRRLRASAYDLAPMLKTLFRSRAFYQPDVMLTQVKGPVEFAVGAVRHLGINAPDWVRVFQAAGVMGQRLFFPPNVAGWHGGTAWINAGTVFARTDLAAGLISGRLGPVDDAAFPTLDATVARLLARPLAPHRHGTLALATDGRPSRTAVHLVMSLPEYFVA, from the coding sequence ATGCCCGGGGTTCTCGACCCGTTTGTCCCCTCGGCCGGCGATCCGTGGGACGCGCGCAAGGCGGCGCATCTCCTGCGCCGCGCGGGGTTCGGTCCGCTGCCCGAGGAGGTGGACCGCGCCGTGGCCGCCGGATGCGACCGCACCGTTGACGCGCTCTTCGCGTTTCCCCCGGAGCCGTCGCCGCCCGCCGTCTTCGACGACGTGCGCGGCGCCGAGCGGCAGCTGGAGTCGGCGCTGGAGACGCTGCGCGCGACCAGGCAGCCGATCAACCTCAAGACCCACCCCGAGCTTCGTGACCTCTACCGGGAGGCCGGCCGCCAGCACGGGCGCGCGGTCGTGACGCTGGCCGGCTGGTGGCTCAACCGGATGGCGACGTCCCCCGCTCCGCTTCAGGAGAAGCTCGTGCTCTTCTGGCACGGTCACTTCACCAGTTCGTTCGGCGACGTGCACGACGCGATCGCGATGTTCAACCAGAACCAGCTGTTCCGACGCCACGCCGCCGGCAACTTCGCGCGGCTGCTCGACGGCGTGGCCCGCGACCCGGCGATGCTGCGGTACCTCAACAACGACGTGAACCGGAGAGGCCACCCCAACGAGAACTGGGCGCGCGAGCTCATGGAGCTGTTTACGATGGGGATCGGCCACTACGCCGAGGACGACGTGAAGGAATCCGCGCGGGCATGGACGGGCTGGACGCTACGCGACTTTCGCACCGGCGACGACCGGCGCGTCTTCGCGTTCAAGCCGATGATGCACGACGACGGATCGAAGATGTTTCTCGGGCAGGCCGGGCCGTGGGACGGCACCGACATCCTGCGCATCATCCTCGCGCAGGACGCCACGCCGCGGTGGATCGCCGGCAAACTGGCGGCGTTCTTCGTCTCCCCCACTCCCAACCCGCCGCTCGTGGACGCCATGGGGCGCCGGCTGCGCGCCTCGGCCTACGATCTGGCGCCGATGCTGAAGACTCTCTTCCGGTCGCGGGCGTTCTACCAGCCGGACGTGATGCTGACGCAGGTGAAGGGGCCGGTCGAGTTCGCGGTCGGCGCGGTCCGCCACCTGGGCATCAACGCGCCCGACTGGGTGCGCGTCTTCCAGGCGGCGGGCGTGATGGGACAGCGCCTCTTCTTCCCGCCGAACGTGGCGGGCTGGCACGGCGGCACCGCGTGGATCAACGCCGGAACGGTCTTCGCCCGCACCGACCTGGCCGCGGGTCTCATCTCCGGCCGTCTCGGGCCGGTCGACGACGCGGCGTTCCCGACGCTCGACGCGACCGTTGCCAGGTTGTTGGCGCGGCCGCTCGCGCCCCACCGGCACGGCACGCTCGCGCTCGCGACGGACGGACGGCCGTCCCGGACGGCCGTCCATCTCGTGATGAGCCTGCCGGAGTATTTCGTCGCCTGA